The following nucleotide sequence is from Apium graveolens cultivar Ventura chromosome 4, ASM990537v1, whole genome shotgun sequence.
aagtattttgctccttgaagctgatcaaataagtcatcgatccTCGGTAATGGATATCTATTCTTCACCGTAATTTggttcaactctcgataatcaaTATAGAGTCTCATcgaaccatccttcttcttcacaaatagaACTGGTGCTCCCCAAGGAGAAATACTGGGTCTAATAAAACCCTTATCAAGTAACTCCTCCAGCTGTTCTTTCAGCTCTTGTAGCTCTAACAGagccattctataaggtgccttaTAAATGGGTTGTGCATCTGGTAACAAATCGATAGAAAATTCTCTCTCTCTTTCGGGCGGAAGACCTTCCAAATCTTCGGGAAATACATCTGAAAACTCACGAACAACAAGAACATCTTATAACGCTGGCTGCACCTTGGACGTGTCAATCATATGAGCCAAAAATCCTTCACATCCATGAGCAATCATCTTCTTAGCCTTGATGGGCGAAATGAATTTTCCACAACCACTAGGCTTAGAACCCTGAAACACGAACTCGGGTGAATTGGAGTCGCCAAAAATTattctttttcctggaaaatcAATTGTAGCTTTGTGTCGCTCCAACCAATCCATCCCCAGTATGATATCAAAGTCCCTCATCTGAATAGGTAAGAGATCTACAAGTAGTTCTCTATGGTCTACTCTAACTACACAATCAAGATACTGAGAATTCACAAGTATAGTTACACCCATAGGAGTGCCAACAGAAAAATCCGATATGAGTGCAGTGGATGCAATGTCTAAGTGTTTAGCATAAGATGTAGAGACAAATGAATGTGTAGCTCCAGTATCAAATAAGACTATAGCATTTCCATTACTGACAGAAAGTGATCCTGAAATGATATCTGGAGTACTTGCAGTATCTTTTGCAGTGATGGAAAACACACAACCGGAAGTCTTTTGCTTGCTTTTCTCTCCCTGATCCTTACGATCCCAAGGCTTCTTTGGTGGCATCTGACAGTCTCGAATAGTGTGACCCTTCTTTCCACAATTGAAGCATGCTCTAGTAGCCCAATAGCAAGTGCTTCCTCCATACATCTTTCAACAATGCTCACACTTAGATGCTTCCTTATTTCCAGTTTGGTTGAAAGACCTCTTTTGCTCATTTCCTTGATTTCCATTCTTCTGCTGAAAATTCCAAGTATTATACCTCTGAATATTTGGTTTGAATCCACCTGAAGACCCACCATCTTTCTGAAATCCATATCGACGATCGGAAAATTcctcttccctttttcttttctgatTTTGCATGTCTCGTTTCTTGAGAAAGTCAGCCTGATGAAGCTCTTGATCTCTGGCACTATCAACCAAGGTGTCCATGGATGTGTAGAGATTAGAGATGATATGGTTGCGGATGGAATTCGTCAATGCCCACTTAAACTTCATGATTTTATCCGCTTCTGACCCAGCCACAGATTTTGCATAACCAGCTAACCTCTGAAATCTAACTTGAAAGTCTGCCACCGACTCATCATCTCTTTGAGTAATACTCTGATACTCCATTACATATTCCTCACGTATGCTGGCTGGAAAGTACCTCTGGTCAAACTGAGTTTTGAATATCTGCCAAGTAAGAGTATTTTCATAGCCAGGTGCATGCGAGCCTACCACAGACTTCCACCAAGTATTAACATCCCCCTCAAGACGATAAGTAGAAAATCGAGCCTTTTCCACCTCTGAACATTCCAAGACCCTGAAAATTTTCTCCATGTGATCTATCCAAGCTTCAGCATCCATGGGAGTCTTAGCCTCCTTAAAAAAATTGGGTCTTTGCTTCATAAAACGATCAAACATAGTTTGACCATCTCGATCTTGCCCGTTAGCAGTGGGATTATGTCCATGTTGAACTTCCTGCAACATctccataaaagtactcctatccATAACAATCTGCTGATTATCATTCCCCCCAGTATTTCGACTACTGCTACCTCTTGCCATCCTGCACAAAATTTTATGAGTGCACAAACACATATATTACAAAATCATATCCAAAATCTTAAATCTACCCATA
It contains:
- the LOC141718514 gene encoding uncharacterized protein LOC141718514, with product MYGGSTCYWATRACFNCGKKGHTIRDCQMPPKKPWDRKDQGEKSKQKTSGCVFSITAKDTASTPDIISGSLSVSNGNAIVLFDTGATHSFVSTSYAKHLDIASTALISDFSVGTPMGVTILVNSQYLDCVVRVDHRELLVDLLPIQMRDFDIILGMDWLERHKATIDFPGKRIIFGDSNSPEFVFQGSKPSGCGKFISPIKAKKMIAHGCEGFLAHMIDTSKVQPAL